DNA sequence from the Oryza brachyantha chromosome 5, ObraRS2, whole genome shotgun sequence genome:
gccgccggcccagccTGCACCACCGCTGGGACGGGTTCCTCGGGGACGGCGCCGCGTCGGGGCAGAAGCCGCTCTtctccgcccgccgctcctccatcctcggcgtcggctccggcgccgccgcggtgctcGTCGACCTCCTCGCCCCCGGCGCGACCGGCGAGTTCCGCGTCGACGGGTCCTTCCCGAGGCGCTGCTGCCGTGTGGTGGCCGTcaaggccgccggcggcggcgatgaggaggaggaggtggtggcggaggtGCGGAGGAAGGTTGACGAGGACGCGCACGTGGTGATGGGGCGGGACGTGTTCGTGCTGTGGGTGCGCGCCGGGTTCGACGCGGCGTTCGCCATGGGGGTCGTGCTCGTGCTCGACCGGATCACCGGCGACGAGATCGACGGCGACCTCAGCGaggacctcgccgtcgccggctcgccgcagTAAGGCGCTTGCGGCGGATCACTGGGTCCACGCTTCCCTATgtgtaaaatatgtattatctcgcaaattatttttgcaagTTTTCTTCTCAAGTTTAGATACTTTTGCCTTGTGAATTGAGCTTGTAGCTTTGAGCGAATCGCAAGTTACTTCTAATTACGTTAGGCTTCAGCAGCAATAATCATATCTAATTACTTTGATTATTCTTCCCTGCTTTTCTGATTAGATGTGTCTCTTGGCATAATATAATAGtgatataattatagtttGGTGATCTACCTTAGCTTCATTTTGTAAATGTTTGCTTCGGCGTCAACAACGTGGAAACTAAAGGGTTCATGTGTGGCAGCGAAGTGAAGCTCTCTCTATCAGGCCAAGAAAATGGGTACTAGTAGTAACCTTTTCCTGTGGGTAGCAATATACTTCACATATAATCGATGTAATATCTCCTTCCCTTTCACTTCCAGAGCTGGATTGCTACAGTGGCAGCATCAACCTATCCCAACAAATAGGCAACCGAAATTCTCTGATGTTGAGCTGCATCTAGAAGAGTCCAGCAACGCATCTAGAGTTGATTAAAGCCTACACTACGGTCATGTTTGTTCATATATGGGCAGCGTTAGATGTTTTCAAAAATCAACCCATGTAACGGCTTacttagtttccaaaaatttttggatgcgggttttgaccggatatcgaaaaagtttttggacacaaataaaaaaacaaatttcatagctcgaaaaaccatgagacgaatctttcgagcataattaatctatcgTTAACACATATAGGTTACTTTAGCACTTAACTAaatatgggctaattaggctcaaaacattcgtctcatgatttctctgCTAACTCTGCTAactgtgatttttttagaaaaattttagaaactaaacgaggcctaagATCAACAAATCACAGCTCGTCATTTTCTAATGAAAAAGATATTGTAAGTCGACATAGGATACATGTACGGATAccaaacaaaagaacaaaaacaagAAGGATACGATGAGGTATAGTGTAGACACTTGTCATGGTGAAAAAGGCACACTTTTGCCCCTTAACTTGAGTACGAGTGTATGACACATTAGCAGACCatgtatttttctcattttctggCAAAGAATAAAATTGCTGGACGCATCAAAATTTCCACATTTCACAGGGTTTGTCGTTCGCACATGTCATCTTATGGCCCATCTGTTCAATCTCAAACTATACAAGCTTCCGAATACTGGCATGTACATGCAAATGATTTCGGCGGCATGTCCGAAACTCCTGACGAGTCCACTGGTTATACTGATCTAAAGGGTCTGCCACAAGTCACAGGTTAGTGCAGTACCATACCACCGGCTTATGTCAACACTACTTGAAGTGGAAAAAATTGGGTATGTGTCCATCTTATGGCAAGAATCAATTTGGGTTCCAATTCTATGCTATGTGAGATCCTCTGCATAATAATAAGCCTATGAACCGCCACCACTGTTGATACCGAAGTAGATAGTCTTGCGACTGAAGGCATTCATAGCATAGTCGACTCGGATCTGACCAAGGTCTGTATTGAAGTGGACTCCATATCCAAATCCGACTCCGAATCCTGGTTTCCCCTGTCGAAGAGCTGGATTACCTGCCAATTTTATAATGAACAGTCACATGTGAACAAAGGTGTACAATCGAAAAGAAAGATACACACATAATCACAGAAGTAAACATATCTGGTGCGAGAACAAAGTTAAAACGCGAGACAACATAAGGATATCACGCCCCACGTTTCATGACTAGGGGTGATCATATCATCCTTCTGTGGATAGTCTAATATTAATCTCATTAGTTGATACTCTTGTCAAGTTTCATCAAGattgcttcaaaaaaaaaaaagtttcatcaAGATGGATTGGTCACAAGTACATCTTAACAACCCAGCTAAGAAATATTCTATAAATTAAACAGCAGAGATAGCTTGCTTATCACATACATCATAATATAGTAGCTGGTTGATGACTGCAAGTGAAATCCTCATTTACTTTATGGATTATACAGTTCATTTATTGGAGAAGGCTTTTAAAAACACTAATTGAGTATGTTAACCTCATTTTCTTTAGTGCATAGGAATACAGAGGAAGTGAAGCACTTACCAGGGACATGACGAGCAGATCCTAAGTCACTGCCACAGTCCATGAAAATAGAACCCTCTAGATGTTTTGCCTTCACAAGAACATATATTTCaacatttatgtttaatctaaGTGAATAAGATTACATAGCACATAGCTACTACAGATATTAGACCCTCGCACTACTCATCACAAGAATAGGCACAATATGAAGctgcattatttttcagttgagTAAACTTCAAAACAACTTCAGGGAAAATTTTAAGCAACAACACTAGCTTACACTGAATTACCAGAAATGATATCCATATCTACTAGAAGTCTAGAACCCTCAGATGTTACTTCCCTCTGGCTATAGTTTCGTTGCTGCTTACTATTCCTAGTTTTTAGTATAGTTTCTTTTGGTTCGTGTGGCTCAGCTTTGGTATCATCTCTAGCCAACCCTACCCAGACTTGCTTCGTACTAAAGGCTGTTGGTGTCATTGTATTGTTTTAGAATTTGGTTCCTGGCTTAAATATATCAAGGATAAATGTTACACCACTTTAACATCAAGCAGAGccttaaattataaatcaaaagtTTCTATTGAATGCAATACCAAGTTGTAGTTAAGAACTGAAATAGTGTTTTATACGTACCAAAGGAACAGTATATTCACAGTTAGCAACTAGGCACAATCTTCCTGCACCAACTGCACCCTCACCATAACCCCGTACACTACCAAGTCCGCCTATTGCAAATGCTTGGTATGGTGCCATATCCCCCACAATGGAACCACCTGTCAAGCTGTGAGATAGGAAAGGATTAATAACTTCGACAGAAGAGTTTGGTGCTTTGCTGGAGAATAGTAGTTGCATCCATTACCTAGTAACCAAAAATGTTGGCCCCAGTTTAATTCCTTTCGAAACTGCACATTTTACTCTGTTGAAGGTCAGAGATTTCGGTACAAGTGGCAATCCTTGTTCCATTTGGAAGTTAACCTGTCAATAAGATCAGTATTTCGTAAGGTAGATCCTACAGTGCAGATGTTAAATTATAGTATTAAACACAAACATACTTTTAAGAAGCTATTATCATTAACATCTGCATAACCAGACTCTTGCTTCAAAATAATCATGTTATCATGGAGGTTACCACTGcatgataaataaaaataaaaatcaattataagCACTTTCAATATATTGAAGTTCATGAATTGTAAAATCTTTACCACCTGCATGTTAGAGGAAAGCCATCATGGTCCCTAGCTATGGAGCGTCCCTCATTATTAACAGGCCGGATATGCTGGACACAAATGGCAACAGATATGATCATATGAacttggagaaaaaaatacaaaaatacaaaatacaaaaactGGATTTGAGTAGATGTCCACCTCAAATTTAACACTAGTGCCGGATGTCCAGTTTGATGTTGCTGGTTCATTAAGCTCAACACCAAGCGACAATCTACTAAGATTTACCCCTCTGCTCCCTGATCGTGTGAAGTTGTCAGCCGGAAACCCATGCACCGCTATTTCTGGTGTCATCGTGTGCTGATTGCTCAAACCATGGCAAGTAAGAACAAATGTGAACAGAAAATTCAACTAATACAACCGATCCATCTTCTATATGCAAAACATAAGTAACCCTTTTGTGTGCAAAACATTAGTAATAACTCAGAAGTGCATCGACAATACAACTTTACATGGGCTTCCTAGGTAAAAATAACATTGACTACTAGACCATGAAACAACAACTAGCATTctctataaaaatacaattaggTGCGACCTGTTTCTATGATTCTTCTCGGTATCCTATCAATGCCCATGACCCACTCaactttttgaaaactaaactttTGTAACAGAAGTGATGTCACAAATTCAAGCTTCAGTCCATAATATGAGCACATATAAAGATACTATTTTCACTGATTGGTATGAAATCATGGCAAATACTGAGCATGTCATGCAACGGTTCAGTATGAAAATTTACACCGCACTTTTGCTATGCTACTTTAGCATTTCTGTTAAATTTCAGAGAAGAAATTTACACGGTATACATTGAACACAAAGCCAACCTGAATGACAAATGATTGTTGTGATAGCCATTCAGGCCTCGGTCGTCTAAAGGCGATGACAGCATTGGATTCATTGATACCCTTATCCAATATGACATCTAACTTCTCGCTCCTGCCGAATAGGCTTGGATGTTTGAGGGAGATCCTGTAGACAAAAAATCAAGATCAAAACACAATGTTACAAAATGAAGAAATAATGGAAAGACATAAACAATGATTGACATGTGCTACACAAGTCAGAAGGCCCAAAGGTCATGCAAAATTCTGGGCGCTTTAGCACTAATCTGCTACGGAAACACAATTATGCGCGAGCAAGCATGGACAGATGTGTGACAAACACACCAAAGCGCACGCACAGACACAAGCAGAGTAGCATATGAACAGAACCTGTCTGCATGCGCAGAGTCTGGAACACGTTCGGAATGAAATCTACAAACGAAATGAAAACCGACATGCGTACCTCCCAACGATCTGCGAGAAGGTGGCGCCAGAGTTCCTGAAACAACCCAACAAGACAACACAATGCACACACGTCAGGATCCAAACAGACGGCATACACACGTCGCGAAGAGGCAAAAGGCCGAGCACCTCAtgggcggcagcagcagcgcctcGCACAGCATGTGGGTGAGGTCGACGTGCACATCGACCTTGGCTGCGTCATTTCCACAAACACGTGAGCCACGCCAGCC
Encoded proteins:
- the LOC102700431 gene encoding outer envelope protein 39, chloroplastic; translation: MGAQQSVNAGKAKVDVHVDLTHMLCEALLLPPMRNSGATFSQIVGRISLKHPSLFGRSEKLDVILDKGINESNAVIAFRRPRPEWLSQQSFVIQHTMTPEIAVHGFPADNFTRSGSRGVNLSRLSLGVELNEPATSNWTSGTSVKFEHIRPVNNEGRSIARDHDGFPLTCSGNLHDNMIILKQESGYADVNDNSFLKVNFQMEQGLPLVPKSLTFNRVKCAVSKGIKLGPTFLVTSLTGGSIVGDMAPYQAFAIGGLGSVRGYGEGAVGAGRLCLVANCEYTVPLAKHLEGSIFMDCGSDLGSARHVPGNPALRQGKPGFGVGFGYGVHFNTDLGQIRVDYAMNAFSRKTIYFGINSGGGS
- the LOC102719301 gene encoding protein LURP-one-related 5-like, producing the protein MEQQRMVIVGEEHCDGEERELTVRKTTLFCPGDGLEAYDHRTGTLAFRVETYGRGGMCGGGAAAGDLALLGPAGEAVLTVRRRRPSLHHRWDGFLGDGAASGQKPLFSARRSSILGVGSGAAAVLVDLLAPGATGEFRVDGSFPRRCCRVVAVKAAGGGDEEEEVVAEVRRKVDEDAHVVMGRDVFVLWVRAGFDAAFAMGVVLVLDRITGDEIDGDLSEDLAVAGSPQ